GTTAAACTATGTAAGTTAGTATACTATTCGGATCAAATTTCATACAAGTTCTTTGCCATTACTGCCGTTTTGCATTATTCTCCACCCATCGCCGATTCAACCCCGGTGGAGAAATCGGTAGGGACGGAAACGGTTCTTGCTCCCAGTTCCTTATCGAGCATATACAGACCACTGCTATTGTCCCCGATGAGTTTTATTCTCTGGATGATATCCATGGCAGTATCTTCCTCCTCTACCTGCTCGGTAACATACCAGTTTAAGAACGCCTGAGTTGCATGATCCCTCTCCTCTACAGCCAGATTCATAAGATCATTTATGCTTGAAGTAACCAGTTTTTCGTGTTCAAGGGTTTTATCAAACATATCTGAAAGGGAAGCAAATTCCTGCTGTGGTTCTTCTAAGGCTACTAGCCTAACTTTGGCCCCTTGCTTCTGGATATACTCATAAATTTTCATGGCATGCACCATCTCTTCATGATACTGGGTCATAAACCATACAGAGGAGCCCTTAAGACCCTTATCAGCACAATCTGCTGACATGGACATGTAAAGAAAGGCAGAAAACATCTCTTTGTTTATCTGCTCATTTAACGCACTCTCCATTCTTTTACTTATCATATGTAGAACTCCTTTGTTAGAGGTTTTTCCTAAAATAATAAATGAACAGCCAGTACCAAATCTTGGGAACAAAGGTTTTTTATCTGGTTTTACTACCATTAAAGAACCAGTAGTTACTATGCAAGCATTGTACCAACAGTTTAGCCCTACTGTTAGGGAACAGAAATTATCCCCTTGTGGTCTGCTATTTGCGTTTTTCTCATAAGCAGACATATAGCCGGGAGATGAATTTTGAAACGACTTGTCCTTTTCTTTTTTATAGCCTTAATAACTCTCATAGCGATTAGCTGCTCAGGGCTTCAAAGAAGAAAAAGTGGGGTTTTCCATTCCATCTCCTCTGTTGAACACTTTGAATTTGTGATTCAGACTTCCGGTTCCAGACTCCTGGCATTTGACCTGCATACAGAATGGTGCATTCCTTCAAGAATCCTTGCACCCACAGTGTATGAAATAGCAAAGGAAAACATTGAGCAGGTTTCTTTTTACAAAGTTAATACCGATCGGTTTCCTCAGATCGCTTCCTATTTTGAAACTCCCGGCACTCCGCTTATTGTTTTTGTAAAGAATGGACGAATCGTGTACGGAATAATGGGCGTACAGAGTAAAGAGAAGTATGAACGTATAATAAACATGTATAGCGATACAGCTGATACTGATTTTTATACACCTCATAATCGTTCCTCAAATGAGATGAAAATCGATTATACCAAGCCCTCATCGCCGCCACTTTAGAATCAGCCAACCGTACCCTTCATTACAGCTAGAGATGACCAACAAGTCCCATTGTAAGTTTTTTTAATCCTTTTCAGCCAAACCGTTTTGTCATTGGACCCTGAAAAATGTCCCTCCCGGATGCAGGGACATTTTCCCACCTATTTTCTACCTGCGCCGGGCCATAGGTATTCCACTACCAAAAAGGAGCCTCACATAGGGGCCTCTCAGACGGGGATCGGGGCCATCAACAACGGTGGTAGTTCCTCTGTTCCAATCACTACCTCTGGCTGGATCAAACATATACCCAGCCCTGATACCAATCAGTCTGACTCCTGCTCTTCCGGGAGAAGTTGTTGAAAACGTTACCCCGGCTCCAAGATTTATGATAAAAGAGAAACGACGCAATTTTAGCGTCTCATCCGGTGTATTCAATGCATCCTCAAAAGTCGTTTCATCCGGTGCGATAGTAAGGCTGCTTAACCCAAGTCCAACCCCAACCAGGGGGTATAAAACAAAGTTGCCTGTTTGTACCAGCGCTATACCATTGTTTAATAGTACTCTTGAAGAGAAAAAATTGGTTCTGCTGCCCTGTGTCTCACTTTGTCTCCAGAAAAGACCTCCAATTTCCCCACCCATAAGAATTCGGTTTCTTATAGCATCCCAGCCAAACGTTGCAGA
This is a stretch of genomic DNA from Chitinispirillales bacterium ANBcel5. It encodes these proteins:
- a CDS encoding ferritin → MISKRMESALNEQINKEMFSAFLYMSMSADCADKGLKGSSVWFMTQYHEEMVHAMKIYEYIQKQGAKVRLVALEEPQQEFASLSDMFDKTLEHEKLVTSSINDLMNLAVEERDHATQAFLNWYVTEQVEEEDTAMDIIQRIKLIGDNSSGLYMLDKELGARTVSVPTDFSTGVESAMGGE
- a CDS encoding thioredoxin family protein, translating into MKRLVLFFFIALITLIAISCSGLQRRKSGVFHSISSVEHFEFVIQTSGSRLLAFDLHTEWCIPSRILAPTVYEIAKENIEQVSFYKVNTDRFPQIASYFETPGTPLIVFVKNGRIVYGIMGVQSKEKYERIINMYSDTADTDFYTPHNRSSNEMKIDYTKPSSPPL